Within Citrus sinensis cultivar Valencia sweet orange chromosome 1, DVS_A1.0, whole genome shotgun sequence, the genomic segment GGTCTGATAATGAAGGATTTTGGTTGCAGGGTGTCCGTCCATTTGTTGAGCTATCAACGGTCACGATGGTGGTATCGTCGCTAGACTTTGAGGAATCACTCGAGTTTGATGACTTTGCTGCCTACCCAAGAGCCTCATCCCTCCGATTTGACCCTTCGTCAATCAGATCAACGGCGAAGGTTGGCTCTTGCTCTTCCTCCAGATTTGCCTTCACCGTGTCCCACCACTTCGACTCGCTCAAACCGTGGTACCTCTCTTTTACAGACACGTCAGCAACAAAAGTAGGACCAACCAGCCCCTCCCCACTGGGCCCAGCCCTCATCTCTCCACTCAACGCCCGGTCCCTCTCCTTCGCATCACCCGCTGCCAGAGCGCCACGTGGAAGCATCAACGGTGGAAGTAGGGACTTCGGGCCCATGAGGAAAAGCTTGTTCCCATCCACACCGTTGCCACAGCGAAGCACAGGCAGTGAGTCAGTCAAAATAAACCATCCTCGGACCCCACGCCCCTCATTCCTCCAATCACCGGCCATGTTTTTTCGCAACAAGGACTGCCACGTCAGCATCAGGGCCGACAAGTCTCGTGAGTCGTTCATACCGTTTTTGAGGTTCTACAGGAGGCCGTACGACGAGATGATATACAGGTCAAAGATGCGGCCCCCACTCGGTGGCCTAATCTCCATCGTCTCTCCGCACATCAAGCGCCGCCACGTGTCAGTATCACAACGGTTCTGAACTCACTccccaaaaaaggaaaaaatttcaagaaaatagTACATAGGGCTTCTACATTAACAAAGTGTCAATGTGACACTAAttaatgccaaaaaaaattattgattgattattttgtttaatagttaatattctaaatcaaagcGAGCCCGTGCGGGTGtgattaaattaacaaataccAAGGCaagaagagagaaattaaTGAAGGAGACTGCGTGCGAGGTGGGATGTGAAAGCTCGTGCATCATGTCTAATTTTGAGCTATGTGAGGGTggccaaaaattttaatcgCTTTACTACAAAGTCTACGGTTTGGGTTTTTGAACATGGGAGCAAGGTTCATAGCGTGGTCGAAACGGCGAACattttgcattggaaaaatcaTCCTGTTTCAAGAAAACCAAAGCgttgaaaaacaaatctatcttttatttcaaagtttatataataaatatatcattatttatttattttttgcgaAGATTTTCAGTCTGAAACTTTGACTCTTATTGTATTCTTCtgtatgtatttttatatgttGGTTGGTAGGAATATGTGTCGTGTTTTGTTGTTTGAGAAGTCAAAGTGTAACTTCTGATTCGAGCGTTTagtttatatatgtgtgtgttgggaattgaaatataaaaatttgtacaaaGATACTCAAATATTTGTACGCGggtattaaatttataatttgcatGGGGGATGGAGTTTAATTTGTCGCTTATCATGTGTCGTTAAGGCGTCAAGGTTCATTCTATGTGAGAAGTGACGTTTGAAACTCTTGTGGCTTGCGGCAGTTTCTTCTGCTTGGAATCTATTTGCTTCTTTCAGTAAATTTAGGGTTTTGTTGTTTAGCTTTCAGAGGCTGGTAACTGGTTTGGATGTGGACAAAGTGTGTGCTTTTGTACTGCCAGTTTCGCAGTTTTTGGAGTTTATTCTTTGTTGTTTCTAGGGTTCTTGTTAATTCAGAGGGACGCAAATGCAAGCTACACTACTAGGATTTTTGTCCTACTGACAATTATTCAACTTATGGATTAGTTTTATTGATCTAAGTTGATGCCTGTGACAGTACCACTGAATGAATTGAGATTTCTTTTTTCGTTTGGTATGATGGGATGGTTGCTTTTTTGGTTCTCTCAGTTGGAATTATTGTAATTCATAAATGGTCACTGTCTTCATGATGTTACACTACAAGTGTATTGTAGGCTGGCAAATCTAAGAATCTTCCGTAGTAATGTGTATTCTATCCTTTGTTTCGATCGATCGTGTTGAATCATATATAGTGCCAGCTTGAATCGCCAATCCCCTTGTCCAACCAAGAtacccaagaaaaaaaaaattatcagttttctacttttgtaataattgtttAGTCCATAAATTTTAGTGATCAGCTCTCTAATTAATACTGGCTTAATatagattttaaatattttatactgtGTGcatatatcattactcaagtATGGTTaacatttattcttttattattttcaatttcatgaaCAAACTAATTAGCTACCTGAATTTTCCTGGATAAAAGGTTGAATCAAAAGATGAAAAGAGAATCTTGTTCATTTAGAGAAAGCCCCATCAATATACTCCTATTAATTAGGTTTCTCACTTGTACGATGCTGTAGTAGCCCATGATAAACcatgacaaaaagaaaaaaagatagaaaatcaAGAGAATATGAATTTCGACTTCAATAATTAAGctccttatttttattatcatttgtgTAAGATTTTTACTATTACTGAAGTTTACATAATTACCACTTGAgcaattaatgataataatcaaCGCCACAAGGGGTATACTTCCTGAAGATTAGGATAAAAGGACCCAAAATTTTGCTCAGTCCCCTCAGGCTTTTGATTCTCATTGAACAAAGCAAATATAAACGTCTCCAAATTTAGATTCGGCCTCCTCGGTGTCCCTCCTAGAGTCTGTATATGCTTCTTCAAATTACTGTTATACGTCTTTGCATTTTCAACACTCGCATGTGGCAGGTTACTTCCAGCGCTGGGCCACCCGGTTTCTGTCACGACAACCTTGACGTCCTCCTTGCCCACCGCCTTGACCATCGCCGCGATGAACGAGTCCACGATGGAGTCGAAAAGATTGAAGTAGTTCCTATCTCCATCTTGAGCCACAGGTGTTGTTGATCGAAACGATGCATAGTCTAATGTCACCTGTTGAGGGTCAGAAGCTAGGGTAAAATAAGGATACACATTGATCATCAACGGAGCTCCTTTAGAGTAcacaaattttgatatttcattCAAAGTAGTAGCCACTTCAGTAGCAAATGAGCCGTTTGATGGTGGGTACGAGGAACCTAGGGCAGCAGCTGACAGCACAGTTGATACACCGACATTAGGTACATTTTCTTGTTCTAGTACTTGTTGAATGTTCTTCATGGCCGGCAGGACATATACGGCTTCGGTGCCGGGGATAATCTCGTTGCCGGCTGTGATGTACCGGAGTTTTAGGGTTCCGTTTCCGCCTTTAGTGTATGGAGTCACAAATTCTCGAACCCAATTTCGTGTGTAGTCCATGCTTCCGGCCATTTGTGCAAGGTCTTGATTTTTCACCCCTAAGCATACGCTCAAGTTTGATGTGGCCAATGCACTCAAGACTTCGGGTTCCGGATCAAATATCCTTACCGATGGGATTGCATAATTAAGATCTTTCGTCAGGAATTCGACTACGCGTGCTGGCGGTGGGAGATTGTTACCAAGTCTCCCATAATTGATGCCAACAGTGCCAGCTcctaaaacatatatatatgatgaaaTTAGTGTATCTTATTTGTTGcattaataaatacatatacgtatttaattatataatttatcaacTTTCTTCCTTTTACCGAATGCCATGGAATCGTGAGACAGAGCCATAGCAAGCAGCATGACCTTGATCGCCATTGTGGTCTTCATCTTGATCTTGAGTATTGTATAGCAAGAAACATAAACGCAAAACgtcaaaaaaatcaattaaaaatattcatgcAAATCAAGTACAAAATCCTAGAGAATGTTGTTGTACTCACATGGTATACAAGCTTGTAATTAATTTCTGTGAATAGCTTGCTTAGAGTAATGCATGTTATTATATATGCCGCCATAGATTGCTTATAAAGATGAGTTTCTGATCAAGACAGCCAAAAAAGCAGTAGACAAATCAAAGTTTCATtccttgaaatttaattacctATGTTAAGTATTTAAATGACAGTGCACATCATATGTTCTGATTAGGGGCGACATCAATTGTGGTCCACAGCTATGTGACGTACGATCGATGAAGACTTTTTCAGGACCTCATGAGGCTGTAGTATTTAATTTGTACGATGAACAAGTTCAATTTGATTTCGACTCCAGTAAACTCAATTAGTTGAGTAATTAATTCGAAGATTGATTTTTGCTAAGTTACTTGTTCAttgataatttcattaaaatatgcATTCAGAAcgttaattgttaaaaatcCTATAGTTACCTACATAAAGTCCGGGTCTCCGCATTTGCAGCTTTGAATTTTGACAAACGTTACgttattttcaatatatcACACTCTCGGGGACAGTTAATTAGCATATGATGTGTGATCTTTTCATTCCGCTCTAGCTCTTTGCTTCAAAAATCGATATTCGCAAAATGAAGGGGTCCAATAGTTTAATATAACGATACACCACCACCCCCCCTCCCCCCAAACCAACAAGTTAAAAAAGCCAATGCGTTCAAGGGACCACTCTTAAAATGGGCTCGAAAGGAGGCCCATCTCAATTACAATATGCATAATATTACTTATGTTCATGAATGATCGCAAATGTATAATGCCAATCATCCATgttttttcattataattcATAATCAGAAACTACAGAAGCAACCCAAGTGACATAATCAACGCCACAATGGGTACTTTTCAGTGAAATTAGGATAAAAAGTTCCAaaattcttctcttcttcagGAGTTTTAAGGTCCTCATTGAACATTGCAAAAATGTAAACCTCCAAATTGATATCAGCCTTCCGGGGAGTCCTTCCGGATACAATGGCATGCTCCCTCAATTTGTTATTATAAGTCCGGGCATAATCGGTAATCGCGTACCCTATGCGGCCGTCAGTCGGCCAGCCCGTCTCCGACACAACAAGTTTGACGTCCTCCCGTTGCACCACCCTCACCATTGCCGCGACAAAGGCGTCTACCATGGCATCGAAGAGGTTGTAGTATTCTAGATGTCCATCTCTAATTGGAGTTCGAGATGTAAACAGAGCATACTCAAACGGAATGTGTACGGGGTCCTCGACTAAGGCATAGTAAGGGTACACATTAATCAATAGTGGTGACCCTAAACTATACAAACAATGTGTGATGCTACTCATAACATCAGCAACATCCGGAGCAAACTGGCCTTGGGAAGGAGGATAAGATGTGCCTAAAACATTTGCTGCAACCGCAGttgtgacaaaaataaaatcatagcCAGCCTTTCTCACTGAATTGTGAAGATTCATAATGGCTGGCTCAACACAGGTTGCAAGAATACCAGGGATCACCTCGTTGCCAACACAAAGATAACGGAACCTAACGCCTTTTCGGACGTATGTGATTATGTGATCTTGAACCCATTTATCAGCAGCATCTTGGCTTGAAGCTACATAATTAATGGCCTCATTTGGTACGCCAATTGTGACTACAAGATTGGTTCCGCTCAATGCTTCTAAAATCTCAATATTAGCATCGTAGATACGGATTAGTCCAATTTTGTTGCTGAAATTCTTGGTTAGGAAATCGATAACCTGTTTCGGAGAAGGGAGATTGTCTCCCTCCCTTCCATAATTGATCCCGACATCGCCACCTGCAAAGACGTTAATGAATTTTCTCCGCTAACACTGAAATTAACATGGTGagtgttattaaaaaaaaaaaaaattatttcacttACTGAACACCGCAGAGAGGTGAAATACAACAATTGTTAACAGCACAAACCATATTGCGGAAGCCATCATACACGAGTAGATTGCCTATTCCAATTTCCAAATGTGCGAAAAGCAATCAAATTCCGTTGATTCTCTTAACTGGGTAAAAACTAGAATGACAAGAAATACTCAATTACTCACCAGCACTTTAAAGAGCACTTTCTAGCTACTCTGGAGACTCAAAGAGTACAACCGTTACACATATAGAATAGGAATAATTATGAAGCCTAGTTGGATTTTAGCATAAAATCCGGGCAACTATGCTCATTGAATAACGTTCCAATTTTAGCCTTGCACCACACGAGAAAAGCACGTGCAACCAATGCATAACTTTGCCAAAAGTAATACGATAGCTATTCACAACTATGTTTTCACTGACATCAGGCAAACTATGGGCACCCATAAAACCTGTGTACAAAGAACGCATCAAAACAGCCtctattatttctttatgATGCA encodes:
- the LOC102625571 gene encoding uncharacterized protein LOC102625571, producing the protein MGKKEVQDQKVNYERAEAVLKLLTKKSPLSVKQEKFCGRGCVDRFLRSKGDNVKKAAKQLRACLSWRESIGIDNLTADEFSAELAEGVAYVAGHDDESRPVVVFRIKQDYQKFHSQKLFTRLLVFTLEVAVATMSKNVEQFVLLFDASFFRSASAFMNLLLTTLKIVAEYYPGRLYKAFVIDPPSLFAYLWKGVRPFVELSTVTMVVSSLDFEESLEFDDFAAYPRASSLRFDPSSIRSTAKVGSCSSSRFAFTVSHHFDSLKPWYLSFTDTSATKVGPTSPSPLGPALISPLNARSLSFASPAARAPRGSINGGSRDFGPMRKSLFPSTPLPQRSTGSESVKINHPRTPRPSFLQSPAMFFRNKDCHVSIRADKSRESFIPFLRFYRRPYDEMIYRSKMRPPLGGLISIVSPHIKRRHVSVSQRF
- the LOC102612311 gene encoding putative glucan endo-1,3-beta-glucosidase GVI codes for the protein MAAYIITCITLSKLFTEINYKLVYHIKMKTTMAIKVMLLAMALSHDSMAFGAGTVGINYGRLGNNLPPPARVVEFLTKDLNYAIPSVRIFDPEPEVLSALATSNLSVCLGVKNQDLAQMAGSMDYTRNWVREFVTPYTKGGNGTLKLRYITAGNEIIPGTEAVYVLPAMKNIQQVLEQENVPNVGVSTVLSAAALGSSYPPSNGSFATEVATTLNEISKFVYSKGAPLMINVYPYFTLASDPQQVTLDYASFRSTTPVAQDGDRNYFNLFDSIVDSFIAAMVKAVGKEDVKVVVTETGWPSAGSNLPHASVENAKTYNSNLKKHIQTLGGTPRRPNLNLETFIFALFNENQKPEGTEQNFGSFYPNLQEVYPLWR
- the LOC102612015 gene encoding glucan endo-1,3-beta-glucosidase, yielding MMASAIWFVLLTIVVFHLSAVFSGDVGINYGREGDNLPSPKQVIDFLTKNFSNKIGLIRIYDANIEILEALSGTNLVVTIGVPNEAINYVASSQDAADKWVQDHIITYVRKGVRFRYLCVGNEVIPGILATCVEPAIMNLHNSVRKAGYDFIFVTTAVAANVLGTSYPPSQGQFAPDVADVMSSITHCLYSLGSPLLINVYPYYALVEDPVHIPFEYALFTSRTPIRDGHLEYYNLFDAMVDAFVAAMVRVVQREDVKLVVSETGWPTDGRIGYAITDYARTYNNKLREHAIVSGRTPRKADINLEVYIFAMFNEDLKTPEEEKNFGTFYPNFTEKYPLWR